A stretch of Paraburkholderia phenazinium DNA encodes these proteins:
- a CDS encoding cell wall anchor protein codes for MAQDPTQDCPQSSTHGCRKEDGNGLPALLSGLQDSDTGGTVGPQSAFGAGTPSSGTNGTASGSQGSGSGGTGNAGAGAAGGGGKGSGGAGSGSGGSGSGSSGSGGSGTGGSGTGGAGTGGSGTGGSGTGGSGTGGSGAGGSGTGGSGTGGSGTGGSGTGGSGTGGSGTGGSGTGGSGTGGSGTGGSGTGGSGTGGSGTGGSGTGGTGTGGSGTGGTGTGGSGSGCAGDSGHGSGDGGHGSGDGGHGSGDGGHGSGSGHSSGDGGHGSGDGGHGSGDGGHGSGDGGHGSGDGGHGSGDSGHGSGDGGHGSGDGGHGSGDGGHGSGDGGHGSGDGGHGSGNGGHGSSNGGHGSGDGGGHSSGGFGSGGHSGGFGSGGFGSGGHGGGFGSGGHGGGSSGGCGGGHGGH; via the coding sequence TTGGCTCAAGACCCGACGCAAGATTGTCCCCAGTCAAGCACGCATGGATGCCGCAAGGAGGACGGTAATGGCCTGCCGGCGTTGCTTAGTGGCCTGCAAGATTCGGATACCGGTGGCACGGTAGGTCCGCAAAGCGCATTCGGCGCGGGCACCCCGTCGAGTGGAACGAATGGCACGGCGTCCGGAAGCCAGGGATCAGGGAGTGGTGGAACCGGCAATGCCGGGGCCGGGGCTGCGGGTGGTGGTGGTAAAGGTAGCGGTGGTGCGGGTAGTGGGAGTGGTGGGTCTGGGAGTGGTAGTTCGGGCAGTGGTGGATCCGGTACGGGTGGATCGGGTACCGGTGGAGCGGGTACCGGTGGCTCGGGCACCGGTGGTTCGGGCACCGGTGGTTCGGGCACGGGCGGCTCGGGCGCTGGTGGTTCGGGCACGGGTGGTTCGGGCACGGGCGGCTCGGGCACGGGCGGCTCGGGCACGGGCGGCTCGGGCACTGGCGGCTCGGGCACTGGTGGTTCGGGCACGGGCGGCTCGGGCACGGGCGGCTCGGGCACGGGCGGCTCGGGCACGGGCGGCTCGGGCACGGGTGGCTCGGGCACGGGTGGCTCGGGCACCGGCGGCACAGGCACGGGTGGCTCGGGCACCGGCGGCACAGGCACGGGTGGCTCTGGCAGTGGTTGTGCGGGCGACAGCGGCCACGGTAGCGGCGACGGCGGTCACGGCTCCGGTGACGGTGGTCACGGCAGCGGCGATGGCGGCCATGGTAGCGGCAGCGGCCACAGTTCCGGCGACGGCGGCCATGGCAGCGGCGACGGTGGTCACGGCTCTGGTGACGGTGGTCACGGCTCCGGTGACGGCGGTCACGGCTCCGGCGACGGTGGTCACGGCTCCGGCGATAGTGGTCACGGCTCCGGTGACGGCGGTCACGGCTCTGGTGACGGTGGTCACGGCTCCGGTGACGGCGGTCACGGCTCCGGTGACGGTGGTCACGGCTCCGGCGACGGTGGTCACGGCAGCGGCAACGGTGGTCACGGCAGCAGCAACGGAGGCCACGGCTCCGGCGATGGCGGCGGTCACAGCAGCGGCGGCTTCGGCAGCGGCGGCCATAGCGGCGGTTTCGGCAGTGGCGGCTTCGGCAGCGGCGGTCACGGGGGCGGCTTCGGCAGTGGCGGCCACGGAGGCGGCAGCAGTGGCGGTTGCGGCGGCGGTCACGGCGGCCACTAA
- a CDS encoding DUF4148 domain-containing protein: MNSIIKAVAIAVALSAPVVSFAQSNQPLTRAEVRSQLVQLEKAGYNPASADNATYPADLQAAEAKVAAQNGATDVGGVANGSSDTGHRAISKAEWNEMYGH, from the coding sequence ATGAACTCGATCATCAAGGCTGTCGCCATCGCTGTCGCTCTTTCCGCTCCGGTGGTTTCATTTGCTCAATCGAACCAACCTTTGACGCGTGCAGAAGTGCGCAGTCAACTGGTTCAACTGGAAAAGGCCGGTTATAACCCCGCCTCGGCCGACAATGCCACGTACCCGGCTGACCTGCAGGCTGCAGAAGCCAAAGTCGCCGCACAAAACGGTGCAACTGACGTCGGCGGCGTCGCAAACGGTTCGTCGGATACAGGACACCGGGCCATTTCGAAGGCCGAGTGGAACGAGATGTACGGCCACTAA
- a CDS encoding ThuA domain-containing protein, translated as MPENNLTPRRSALMVWGGWDGHEPRLTTERFASLLERQGFTVEIHNDLGVYLDRDHLAEQNLIVNCFTMGQLDKPQTENLLAAVRGGVGFGGWHGGAGDAFRANPDYQFMVGGQWVAHPGNIVDYTVQITAPDDPVMHGLADFSMHSEQYFMHFDPSNEVLATTCFDGPYVREHEPQVTGVVMPVAWKRKWGKGRVFYSSLGHVNADFEVPQAREIMLRGLLWAAR; from the coding sequence GGGACGGCCACGAGCCGCGCCTGACGACCGAGCGCTTCGCAAGCCTGCTCGAGCGGCAAGGGTTCACGGTAGAGATTCACAACGATCTTGGCGTATACCTCGACCGTGACCATCTCGCTGAGCAGAATCTGATCGTCAACTGCTTCACCATGGGCCAGCTGGACAAACCTCAAACGGAGAATCTGCTCGCAGCGGTTCGTGGCGGTGTGGGTTTCGGAGGCTGGCACGGGGGCGCCGGCGACGCGTTCCGTGCGAACCCCGACTACCAGTTCATGGTGGGGGGCCAATGGGTTGCGCATCCCGGCAACATCGTGGACTACACCGTTCAGATCACGGCACCCGATGATCCCGTTATGCACGGTCTCGCCGATTTCTCGATGCACTCAGAGCAGTACTTCATGCATTTTGATCCGAGCAACGAGGTTCTTGCGACGACCTGCTTCGACGGGCCGTATGTTCGGGAACATGAGCCACAGGTAACGGGTGTCGTCATGCCGGTCGCGTGGAAACGCAAGTGGGGCAAAGGCAGGGTGTTCTATTCTTCGCTGGGGCACGTCAACGCCGATTTCGAGGTCCCGCAAGCGCGCGAAATCATGTTGCGTGGACTGCTTTGGGCCGCGCGCTGA